From the Paramormyrops kingsleyae isolate MSU_618 chromosome 7, PKINGS_0.4, whole genome shotgun sequence genome, one window contains:
- the med15 gene encoding mediator of RNA polymerase II transcription subunit 15 isoform X2: MDPGGPENDWKSLAFRQKVVAQIEDAMRKAGAVSNKSSNDMESHVFVKAKSRDEYLSLVARLIIHFRDIHKKAQGGPVLPTADPMNALHNLTAVGTGGPSGLTIGPRPPGASMGSLTQMPMTQHVIPGVAGNPQPIAMPTQIQQMVQQQQQQQQQQQQQQQQQQQQQFPQFSAQQQQQVAMLQQQQQLHRLKQQQQQQQQQQQQQQQQQGQNQQQQNQQAQPMLASRLQQQQIVQLQQLQHQQVAQAQAQAQAQAQAQAQAQAQAQAQAQAQAQAQAQAQAQAQAQAQAQAQAQAQAQAQAVQALQQQQQLQQQQQQQQQQQQSQHQAQVQAQQQVHHLVHHPQQPPPPPQASQLAPHPQQALGGQIPAQHMPIGQLSQQQQQQIKLMQQQQMTPRVMQQQPFAQQQQPFAQQQQPFAQQQQAVSQQQAAVVQTHLVPGQMMMMARSGMQIPPRPPRATPTSAAPPSAATGGGQQTPQVPQSSMMSSSPSSVQVPPPQSMPPPPQPQPSPQPPTSQPNSVSSGPTPSPGGFQPSPSPQPSQSPANARTPQNYGVPSPGPLNTPGNPSSVLSSAGGSPTEEQQYLEKLKQLSKYIEPLRRMINKIDKNEDRKKDLSKMKSLLDILTDPSKRCPLRTLQKCEIALEKLKNDMAVPTPPPPPVPSTKQQYLCQPLLDAVMANIRSPVFNHSLYRTFAPAMMAIHGPPITGPSIAARKRKHEEDERQTIPNILQGEVARLSTKFLVNLVPSHCSNSGTVHLICKLDDKSLPSVPPLQLSVPADYPEQSPQLADDGQQYDANPFLQTVHRNMTSKLLQLPDKHSLTALLNTWAQSVKQACLSPA, encoded by the exons ATGGATCCTGGAGGACCGGAGAACGACTGGAAGAGCCTCGCCTTCCGTCAGAAGGTGGTGGCACAAAT TGAAGATGCCATGCGGAAGGCTGGTGCCGTGTCCAACAAATCCAGCAACGACATGGAGAGCCACGTGTTCGTTAAGGCCAAATCCAGG GACGAGTATCTCTCCCTGGTGGCCAGACTCATCATCCATTTCAGAGACATCC ATAAGAAAGCTCAAGGAGGACCAG TCCTACCCACAGCAGACCCAATGAACGCACTTCACAATTTGACGGCGGTGGGGACGGGTGGACCTAGCGGGCTAACTATCGGACCCCGCCCCCCTGGAGCCTCCATGGGTAGCTTGACCCAAATGCCGATGACTCAGCATGTCATTCCGGGCGTTGCTGGAAACCCTCAGCCCA TTGCTATGCCAACCCAGATCCAGCAGATggtccagcagcagcagcagcaacaacagcaacagcagcagcagcagcaacaacagcagcagcagcagtttcCCCAGTTTTcggcccagcagcagcagcaggtggccATGttgcagcaacagcagcagcttcACCGGctgaagcagcagcaacaacaacagcagcagcagcagcaacaacagcagcagcagcagggtcagaaccagcagcagcagaaccagcaAGCTCAGCCG ATGCTTGCATCCCGCCTGCAACAGCAGCAGATTGTCCAGCTACAGCAGCTCCAGCATCAGCAGgtggctcaggctcaggctcaggctcaggctcaggcccaggctcaggctcaggctcaggcCCAGGCCCAGGCCCAGGCTCAGGCTCAGGCCCAGGCTCAGGCCcaggctcaggctcaggctcaggctcaggcCCAGGCCCAGGCCCAGGCCCAGGCCCAGGCCCAGGCCCAGGCAGTTCAAGCCCTTCAACAgcaacagcagctgcagcaacagcaacaacaacagcagcagcagcagcagtcccAGCATCAGGCCCAGGTCCAGGCCCAGCAACAAGTGCATCACCTAGTCCACCACCCGCAACAGCCGCCACCACCTCCCCAGGCCTCCCAGCTGGCCCCCCACCCGCAGCAGGCCCTGGGAGGCCAGATTCCAGCCCAACACATGCCAATTGGACAGCtcagccagcagcagcagcagcaaattaaACTGATGCAG CAGCAGCAAATGACCCCCAGAGTCATGCAGCAGCAGCCGTTtgcccagcagcagcagccgtttgcccagcagcagcagccgtttgcccagcagcagcaggcggtttCCCAGCAACAAGCAGCTGTGGTCCAGACCCATCTTGTTCCTGGACAG atgatgatgatggccCGCTCTGGGATGCAAATTCCACCCCGCCCACCCCGCGCCACGCCGACCTCTGCAGCGCCCCCCAGCGCTGCCACTGGGGGAGGACAGCAAACGCCACAG GTCCCTCAGTCCTCGATGATGTCATCGTCCCCCTCTTCAGTGCAGGTGCCCCCCCCGCAGTCCATGCCGCCACCCCCCCAGCCGCAGCCGTCCCCACAGCCTCCGACCTCCCAGCCAAACTCTGTCAG CTCTGGCCCCACACCCTCGCCGGGGGGGTTCCAGCCCAGCCCATCCCCCCAGCCTTCCCAAAGCCCGGCAAATGCCCGGACCCCTCAGAACTACGGCGTCCCCTCCCCCGGTCCCCTCAACACCCCAG GGAATCCCAGCTCGGTGCTCAGCTCGGCTGGCGGCTCACCCACAGAGGAGCAGCAGtacctggagaagctgaagcagCTCAGCAAGTACATTGAGCCGCTGCGGAGGATGATTAACAAAATCGACAAGAACGAag ACAGGAAGAAGGATCTAAGCAAGATGAAGAGCCTGCTGGACATCCTGACGGACCCCTCCAAGcg GTGTCCCTTGAGGACATTACAGAAGTGTGAGATCGCTTTAGAGAAGCTGAAGAACGACATGGCTGTG CCCACCCCGCCCCCGCCGCCTGTGCCCAGCACCAAGCAGCAGTACCTGTGTCAGCCCCTGCTGGACGCGGTCATGGCCAACATTCGCTCGCCCGTCTTTAACCACTCGCTGTACCGCACCTTTGCCCCGGCCATGATGGCCATCCACGGCCCGCCTATCAC GGGCCCCAGCATCGCGGCTCGCAAGCGGAAGCACGAGGAGGACGAGCGGCAGACCATCCCTAACATCCTGCAGGGGGAGGTGGCCCGTCTCAGCACCAAGTTCCTGGTTAACCTGGTGCCGTCTCACTGCAGCAACAGCGGGACAGTGCATCTTATCTGCAAGCTGG ATGATAAGAGTCTCCCCAGCGTACCCCCCCTCCAGCTCAGCGTTCCGGCTGACTACCCCGAGCAGAGCCCACAGCTGGCAGACGACGGGCAGCAGTATG ACGCCAACCCCTTCCTGCAGACGGTCCACAGGAACATGACCTCcaagctgctgcagctgccggaCAAGCATTCGCTCACGGCGCTGCTCAACACGTGGGCCCAGAGCGTCAAGCAGGCCTGTCTCTCCCCGGCGTAG
- the med15 gene encoding mediator of RNA polymerase II transcription subunit 15 isoform X3, translated as MDPGGPENDWKSLAFRQKVVAQIEDAMRKAGAVSNKSSNDMESHVFVKAKSRDEYLSLVARLIIHFRDIHKKAQGGPVLPTADPMNALHNLTAVGTGGPSGLTIGPRPPGASMGSLTQMPMTQHVIPGVAGNPQPIAMPTQIQQMVQQQQQQQQQQQQQQQQQQQQQFPQFSAQQQQQVAMLQQQQQLHRLKQQQQQQQQQQQQQQQQQGQNQQQQNQQAQPMLASRLQQQQIVQLQQLQHQQVAQAQAQAQAQAQAQAQAQAQAQAQAQAQAQAQAQAQAQAVQALQQQQQLQQQQQQQQQQQQSQHQAQVQAQQQVHHLVHHPQQPPPPPQASQLAPHPQQALGGQIPAQHMPIGQLSQQQQQQIKLMQQQQMTPRVMQQQPFAQQQQPFAQQQQPFAQQQQAVSQQQAAVVQTHLVPGQMMMMARSGMQIPPRPPRATPTSAAPPSAATGGGQQTPQQVPQSSMMSSSPSSVQVPPPQSMPPPPQPQPSPQPPTSQPNSVSSGPTPSPGGFQPSPSPQPSQSPANARTPQNYGVPSPGPLNTPGNPSSVLSSAGGSPTEEQQYLEKLKQLSKYIEPLRRMINKIDKNEDRKKDLSKMKSLLDILTDPSKRCPLRTLQKCEIALEKLKNDMAVPTPPPPPVPSTKQQYLCQPLLDAVMANIRSPVFNHSLYRTFAPAMMAIHGPPITGPSIAARKRKHEEDERQTIPNILQGEVARLSTKFLVNLVPSHCSNSGTVHLICKLDDKSLPSVPPLQLSVPADYPEQSPQLADDGQQYDANPFLQTVHRNMTSKLLQLPDKHSLTALLNTWAQSVKQACLSPA; from the exons ATGGATCCTGGAGGACCGGAGAACGACTGGAAGAGCCTCGCCTTCCGTCAGAAGGTGGTGGCACAAAT TGAAGATGCCATGCGGAAGGCTGGTGCCGTGTCCAACAAATCCAGCAACGACATGGAGAGCCACGTGTTCGTTAAGGCCAAATCCAGG GACGAGTATCTCTCCCTGGTGGCCAGACTCATCATCCATTTCAGAGACATCC ATAAGAAAGCTCAAGGAGGACCAG TCCTACCCACAGCAGACCCAATGAACGCACTTCACAATTTGACGGCGGTGGGGACGGGTGGACCTAGCGGGCTAACTATCGGACCCCGCCCCCCTGGAGCCTCCATGGGTAGCTTGACCCAAATGCCGATGACTCAGCATGTCATTCCGGGCGTTGCTGGAAACCCTCAGCCCA TTGCTATGCCAACCCAGATCCAGCAGATggtccagcagcagcagcagcaacaacagcaacagcagcagcagcagcaacaacagcagcagcagcagtttcCCCAGTTTTcggcccagcagcagcagcaggtggccATGttgcagcaacagcagcagcttcACCGGctgaagcagcagcaacaacaacagcagcagcagcagcaacaacagcagcagcagcagggtcagaaccagcagcagcagaaccagcaAGCTCAGCCG ATGCTTGCATCCCGCCTGCAACAGCAGCAGATTGTCCAGCTACAGCAGCTCCAGCATCAGCAGgtggctcaggctcaggctcaggctcaggctcaggcccaggctcaggctcaggctcaggcCCAGGCCCAGGCCCAGGCTCAGGCTCAGGCCCAGGCTCAGGCCcag GCCCAGGCCCAGGCAGTTCAAGCCCTTCAACAgcaacagcagctgcagcaacagcaacaacaacagcagcagcagcagcagtcccAGCATCAGGCCCAGGTCCAGGCCCAGCAACAAGTGCATCACCTAGTCCACCACCCGCAACAGCCGCCACCACCTCCCCAGGCCTCCCAGCTGGCCCCCCACCCGCAGCAGGCCCTGGGAGGCCAGATTCCAGCCCAACACATGCCAATTGGACAGCtcagccagcagcagcagcagcaaattaaACTGATGCAG CAGCAGCAAATGACCCCCAGAGTCATGCAGCAGCAGCCGTTtgcccagcagcagcagccgtttgcccagcagcagcagccgtttgcccagcagcagcaggcggtttCCCAGCAACAAGCAGCTGTGGTCCAGACCCATCTTGTTCCTGGACAG atgatgatgatggccCGCTCTGGGATGCAAATTCCACCCCGCCCACCCCGCGCCACGCCGACCTCTGCAGCGCCCCCCAGCGCTGCCACTGGGGGAGGACAGCAAACGCCACAG CAGGTCCCTCAGTCCTCGATGATGTCATCGTCCCCCTCTTCAGTGCAGGTGCCCCCCCCGCAGTCCATGCCGCCACCCCCCCAGCCGCAGCCGTCCCCACAGCCTCCGACCTCCCAGCCAAACTCTGTCAG CTCTGGCCCCACACCCTCGCCGGGGGGGTTCCAGCCCAGCCCATCCCCCCAGCCTTCCCAAAGCCCGGCAAATGCCCGGACCCCTCAGAACTACGGCGTCCCCTCCCCCGGTCCCCTCAACACCCCAG GGAATCCCAGCTCGGTGCTCAGCTCGGCTGGCGGCTCACCCACAGAGGAGCAGCAGtacctggagaagctgaagcagCTCAGCAAGTACATTGAGCCGCTGCGGAGGATGATTAACAAAATCGACAAGAACGAag ACAGGAAGAAGGATCTAAGCAAGATGAAGAGCCTGCTGGACATCCTGACGGACCCCTCCAAGcg GTGTCCCTTGAGGACATTACAGAAGTGTGAGATCGCTTTAGAGAAGCTGAAGAACGACATGGCTGTG CCCACCCCGCCCCCGCCGCCTGTGCCCAGCACCAAGCAGCAGTACCTGTGTCAGCCCCTGCTGGACGCGGTCATGGCCAACATTCGCTCGCCCGTCTTTAACCACTCGCTGTACCGCACCTTTGCCCCGGCCATGATGGCCATCCACGGCCCGCCTATCAC GGGCCCCAGCATCGCGGCTCGCAAGCGGAAGCACGAGGAGGACGAGCGGCAGACCATCCCTAACATCCTGCAGGGGGAGGTGGCCCGTCTCAGCACCAAGTTCCTGGTTAACCTGGTGCCGTCTCACTGCAGCAACAGCGGGACAGTGCATCTTATCTGCAAGCTGG ATGATAAGAGTCTCCCCAGCGTACCCCCCCTCCAGCTCAGCGTTCCGGCTGACTACCCCGAGCAGAGCCCACAGCTGGCAGACGACGGGCAGCAGTATG ACGCCAACCCCTTCCTGCAGACGGTCCACAGGAACATGACCTCcaagctgctgcagctgccggaCAAGCATTCGCTCACGGCGCTGCTCAACACGTGGGCCCAGAGCGTCAAGCAGGCCTGTCTCTCCCCGGCGTAG